One Acidimicrobiia bacterium genomic window, GTGCCGCCTGTCACAGTCGGGACGGTACCGACCTTCCCTTCGCTCTGCCGGTCGACGAGTGGCGTCAAGACGCCCACGGCCAATCAGCCCAGAACCCCCGTTTCATCACCATGTATCTCGGGACGGACGTCGCCGGCCGGCTCAGTCCGTCGACCAGGTACGTCTCTAGTCGGGATTACGGGCGGGTGCCGCTGGCGCCCGACCCTTCCCGGCCCTATTACGGACCCGGCTACAAACTCGACTTCCCCGACACGGCCGGCAACTGCGGCGCTTGCCACCTCCCCGTGGCGGCGGCCGACGATCCGTACGGGGTCGAGCCGGGCAATCTCGTCGGCGTTGCAGCCGAGGGGATCACCTGTGACTTCTGCCACAAGATATGGGACGTGTCGCTCGATGCCGACACGGCCATGCCGCTTCCCAACCGGCCCGGGGTGTTGTCGTTCGAGTTGCTTCGCCCTCCGGAGGGCCACCAGTTCTTCACCGGCCCGTTCGACGACGTCGCTCCCGGCGAGGACACCTACTCGCCCCTGCAGACCCAAAGCGCGTACTGTGCCCCCTGCCACCACGCCGTGTTCTGGGACACAGTCGTCTACGACTCCTACGGCGAGTGGCTTCGCAGTCCCTACAGCGATCCTGAGACCGGACGGACCTGCCAGGACTGCCACACGCCGGCCACCGGCGCCACCGTGTTCGTCCGTCCCGACGCCGGTGGCTTGACCCGGGACCCGGAAACGATCCGCAGCCATCTCATGCCGGGAGCCGGCGATGAGGAGTTGCTTGCCAACGCCGTCACGGTGACGGCGAGTGCGGTCGAGGAGGAGGGCCGGATTGCCATCGAGGTGACGATTACCAACGACCGGACGGGACATCATGTGCCCACCGATTCGCCGCTCCGTCACCTGATCCTGCTGGTCGCCGCAACGGATGGTGACGGGACGGCCCTATCGCAGTTGGACGGTCCGGTCGTGCCCGACTGGGCCGGGCGGGGCGACCCCGAAACCGGCCACTTCGCCGGTCTGCCCGGCACCGCCTATGCCAAGGTCCTGGAAGAGTTGTGGACGGAGGTGTCTCCCACCGGGGCGTACTGGAACCCGACCCGGGTGCTATCCGACAACCGCATCGCAGCGCTGGACCGCGACACGACCCGATACGTGTTCGCAGCTCCCCCAACCGGACCGGTAGCCGTCGAGGTCACCCTGCTTTTCCGACGGGCCCACCTGGAGCTAATGGAGCAGAAAGGATGGGTTGTCCCCGATATCGAGATGGCCCATCTCACGGTGCGCGTGGACGGCTGAGCCGGGTGGGTTGGTTGCAGCGGCGGCATCCCTGGCTGTGACCGATTGGTTTCCGGAAGAAGATCGCGCGGGCAATGAGTCCCCGCGGACCGAACCCACATCCGTTCTCCCCTCACCGAAGGTGGGGGAGTCCGCCCGGTCGGAGGCCGGGTGGAAGGGGGGCAACACCAAACCAACTCCACTTGGGACAGTGCGCCCGCGACGGGATTTGTTACTCTCGATGATCGAACGAAGGGGAACCCATGAGAGAGCTTGTCGTGACTCACGACTCGAGCGCTGGACCGGAGCAGGTGTGGAGCGTGCTGACCGACCTCGACAACGCCGCCGTCGCCATCTCTGCAATTGAGAAGGTCGAGCGTCTCGACGGCGGCGGCGGATTCGAGCTGGGCACCACCTGGCGCGAAACCCGGACGATGTTTGGCAAGAAGGCCACAGAGGACATGACGGTCACAGAACTCGAGCCCGGCCGGTCGTACACAACCGAGGCGAGATCCCACGGCGCCCATTACCTATCAACCAACCGCGTGGAGCCGATCGAGGGCGGCAGTCGTATCACGGTCACTTTTGGTGCCGAGCCGACCAGTGCCATCTCCAAGGTCTTCGCGGCCACCATCGGCAGGTTGTTCGACAACGCCACGCGCAAAGCCCTGGCGAAGGATTTGACCGAAATCGCCGCCGCCGCGGAGAGATCATCCTGAGGTTTGGAGAATCGGTAAGAGCCGCAGCGAGATAGCCCCTTATCAGCACCTCACGCGCGCCGTATTCTGTAGCCACGGGACAAAGGAGGTTCCATGCGTAGGATCTGGCTACCCGTGCTCGTGAGCATCCTTCTGGTGGGAACGACAGCCGTGCCCGCCCTCGCCGGCAAGGATCTCCCATTCAAAGCGCACGCCGAGCGGGTGTGGGCTGGACCGCTCGGACCGAATCCCTCGTGCCCGGAGGGGTACGTCGGAGAGGACTCCGAGTCCATCGGCACCGGCACCCATCTGGGAAGATTCCATATTTTCGAGACCCTCTGTCTCGATTTCCGCACGCCGCCCATCGCGCCATTCGAGGTGTACGGCGAACTCGTAACCGCCAACGGCGACCACCTGACCTTTCACGTGGAAGGCGACTTCAATCTCATCTCCGGGGCAATGACGAGCAGCGGGTGGACCTTTACCGGTGGTACCGGGAGATTTGAGT contains:
- a CDS encoding carboxypeptidase-like regulatory domain-containing protein, translated to MIRRLRLPAGLLAGLVVVGGILLFALPADRTIHGRVLAADGTPVVDAIVRIQATDVSVRTASDGGFVLESGQSVRLSAWAPGFYIAGGEEHAPGSEATFTLSAVPDADHPEYEWLGVEAGGGGEAQGCAACHSRDGTDLPFALPVDEWRQDAHGQSAQNPRFITMYLGTDVAGRLSPSTRYVSSRDYGRVPLAPDPSRPYYGPGYKLDFPDTAGNCGACHLPVAAADDPYGVEPGNLVGVAAEGITCDFCHKIWDVSLDADTAMPLPNRPGVLSFELLRPPEGHQFFTGPFDDVAPGEDTYSPLQTQSAYCAPCHHAVFWDTVVYDSYGEWLRSPYSDPETGRTCQDCHTPATGATVFVRPDAGGLTRDPETIRSHLMPGAGDEELLANAVTVTASAVEEEGRIAIEVTITNDRTGHHVPTDSPLRHLILLVAATDGDGTALSQLDGPVVPDWAGRGDPETGHFAGLPGTAYAKVLEELWTEVSPTGAYWNPTRVLSDNRIAALDRDTTRYVFAAPPTGPVAVEVTLLFRRAHLELMEQKGWVVPDIEMAHLTVRVDG
- a CDS encoding SRPBCC family protein encodes the protein MRELVVTHDSSAGPEQVWSVLTDLDNAAVAISAIEKVERLDGGGGFELGTTWRETRTMFGKKATEDMTVTELEPGRSYTTEARSHGAHYLSTNRVEPIEGGSRITVTFGAEPTSAISKVFAATIGRLFDNATRKALAKDLTEIAAAAERSS